In a genomic window of Lycium ferocissimum isolate CSIRO_LF1 chromosome 9, AGI_CSIRO_Lferr_CH_V1, whole genome shotgun sequence:
- the LOC132029394 gene encoding mannan endo-1,4-beta-mannosidase 1 — MYFTRTICISGILLMFLALACEARVPRNENADFITVKDAHFELNGSPFLFNGFNSYWLMHVAAEPNERHKVTDVLKDASTAGLSVCRTWAFSDGGYGALQISPGVYDERVFQGLDFVISEAKKYGVRLILSFVNQWNDFGGKAQYVQWARNAGAYINGEDDFYTHPMLKSYYKNHIEKIVTRVNTITRVAYRDDPTIMAWELMNEPRDQADYSGKTVNAWVQEMASFVKSLDNKHLLEVGMEGFYGDSIPERKQVNPVYQVGTDFISNHLINENDFATIHAYTDQWVSGQSDDAQLAWMERWITSHWRDARTILKKPLVLAEFGKSSRGQGSRDIFMSSVYKNVYNLAKEGGTMAGSLVWQLMAQGMENYDDGYCIVLGQNPSTAGIISGQSHAMTALAHLVN, encoded by the exons atgtattttacaaGAACAATTTGTATTTCTGGGATCTTGCTAATGTTCCTAGCTCTCGCATGTGAAGCTAGGGTTCCAAGAAATGAGAATGCAGACTTTATAACAGTTAAAGATGCCCATTTTGAACTCAACGGATCCCCTTTTCTATTCAATGGTTTCAACTCCTATTGGTTGATGCATGTTGCTGCTGAGCCTAATGAGAGGCATAAAGTCACCGATGTTCTTAAAGATGCATCTACTGCTGGCCTTTCTGTTTGTCGCACGTGGGCTTTCAGTGATGGAGGTTACGGAGCATTACAAATTTCACCAGGCGTTTACGATGAACGTGTTTTTCAG GGTTTGGATTTTGTGATCTCGGAAGCTAAAAAATATGGTGTTCGCTTAATCTTGAGCTTTGTAAACCAGTGGAACGACTTTGGAGGAAAAGCTCAATATGTTCAGTGGGCACGAAATGCAGGAGCTTATATTAACGGTGAAGATGATTTCTATACCCATCCTATGCTAAAAAGTTATTACAAGAACCATATTGAG AAAATCGTCACAAGGGTCAATACCATTACTAGAGTTGCTTACAGAGATGATCCAACAATTATGGCATGGGAACTCATGAATGAGCCACGTGACCAAGCTGACTATTCCGGGAAAACTGTTAAT GCGTGGGTTCAAGAAATGGCAAGTTTTGTGAAGTCATTAGACAACAAACACTTGTTGGAGGTTGGAATGGAGGGATTTTATGGTGATTCAATTCCTGAAAGGAAGCAAGTTAATCCTGTTTATCAAGTCGGAACAGATTTCATAAGTAACCATCTTATCAATGAGAATGATTTTGCAACTATCCACGCATACACTGACCAGTG GGTATCCGGACAAAGTGACGATGCACAATTGGCATGGATGGAAAGGTGGATCACAAGTCATTGGCGAGATGCAAGAACCATACTAAAGAAACCTCTTGTGCTTGCTGAATTTGGAAAGTCTAGCAGAGGTCAAGGATCAAGAGACATATTCATGAGTAGTGTATACAAGAATGTCTACAATTTGGCAAAAGAAGGGGGAACCATGGCAGGAAGCTTAGTATGGCAACTCATGGCACAAGGCATGGAGAATTATGATGATGGTTATTGCATTGTTTTGGGACAAAACCCTTCAACTGCAGGAATTATTTCAGGTCAATCTCATGCTATGACGGCTTTGGCTCATTTGGTTAATTGA
- the LOC132029392 gene encoding uncharacterized protein LOC132029392 isoform X1 has protein sequence MKHDPIKFCHLNKIPSHHNFCLHYTCHSQFVSWREILTQLSLILGTPATYTHFLLSQSIHTQWHIQWILLSKVPKRSFSFIKDMEIADRVIRILGGRVILPLLTLGGIAFLINYFYGRPTRISRSVKNLKVKSSAEIKCIPIDMKMLRNIRQLSLSLFDLYDSDILNISLLLGACPLLQYLNLTVGYPYSFLYEVRELQIDGIKKMQRLQFFFFFFFFNTSIF, from the exons atgaaacatgatCCAATCAAGTTTTGCCACCTCAACAAGATTCCCTCTCATCATAATTTTTGTCTCCATTACACATGTCACTCTCAGTTTGTTTCTTGGAGAGAAATTCTCACACAATTGTCACTCATTTTGGGCACACCAGCCACCTATACACACTTTTTACTCTCACAATCAATACATACACAATGGCACATTCAATGGATATTGCTTAGTAAAGTGCCTAAACGCAGCTTCAGTTTCATTAAAG ATATGGAGATTGCTGATCGAGTCATACGCATTCTCG GAGGACGAGTTATTTTGCCATTGTTGACATTGGGAGGAATCGCTTTTTTGATAAATTATTTCTACGGGAGACCAACAAGGATATCTCGATCAGTTAAAAATCTCAAAGTGAAATCTTCGGCAGAG ATAAAATGCATACCAATCGATATGAAGATGCTCAGAAACATTAGGCAGTTAAGCTTGTCACTGTTCGACTTGTATGACTCTGACATACTCAATATTTCCCTCCTCTTGGGTGCTTGTCCTCTTCTTCAATATCTGAATTTGACGGTGGGTTATCCATATTCATTTCTTTATGAAGTAAGAGAATTACAAATTGATGGCATTAAGAAGATGCAAAGattacaattctttttttttttttttttttttaatacttcgATATTCTAG
- the LOC132029392 gene encoding uncharacterized protein LOC132029392 isoform X2, with protein MKHDPIKFCHLNKIPSHHNFCLHYTCHSQFVSWREILTQLSLILGTPATYTHFLLSQSIHTQWHIQWILLSKVPKRSFSFIKGGRVILPLLTLGGIAFLINYFYGRPTRISRSVKNLKVKSSAEIKCIPIDMKMLRNIRQLSLSLFDLYDSDILNISLLLGACPLLQYLNLTVGYPYSFLYEVRELQIDGIKKMQRLQFFFFFFFFNTSIF; from the exons atgaaacatgatCCAATCAAGTTTTGCCACCTCAACAAGATTCCCTCTCATCATAATTTTTGTCTCCATTACACATGTCACTCTCAGTTTGTTTCTTGGAGAGAAATTCTCACACAATTGTCACTCATTTTGGGCACACCAGCCACCTATACACACTTTTTACTCTCACAATCAATACATACACAATGGCACATTCAATGGATATTGCTTAGTAAAGTGCCTAAACGCAGCTTCAGTTTCATTAAAG GAGGACGAGTTATTTTGCCATTGTTGACATTGGGAGGAATCGCTTTTTTGATAAATTATTTCTACGGGAGACCAACAAGGATATCTCGATCAGTTAAAAATCTCAAAGTGAAATCTTCGGCAGAG ATAAAATGCATACCAATCGATATGAAGATGCTCAGAAACATTAGGCAGTTAAGCTTGTCACTGTTCGACTTGTATGACTCTGACATACTCAATATTTCCCTCCTCTTGGGTGCTTGTCCTCTTCTTCAATATCTGAATTTGACGGTGGGTTATCCATATTCATTTCTTTATGAAGTAAGAGAATTACAAATTGATGGCATTAAGAAGATGCAAAGattacaattctttttttttttttttttttttaatacttcgATATTCTAG